The DNA segment tgtagtttaagaaaaggacagaACATCAGGACCTGGCTGGGGTTAAAGtaaaccaaaatggtgaatggattgtttgtgttagttaacatttccaaaggatattgcaagtgtgctagtagacctccttgtgagatacctagatggtgcaccctaaaatattaaagctagatataggcactgaaagcctggaagggataaatattctcttagtgtgactctcgtccctagtagagcgaggatgttgagcaacccgaagagccgatgaacgaagcaaggagagctaaaagcgaaagaatgtcgtgttaaaattttcacaagaaaagggatatgcagaaataatagcagagtaatgagaagagagataaggaagcattatgaataaggtgtgaccatggatgaaaacggtagactgttacagaacctatagtcaaatgaaggaagagacgaaaggtgatgggccttaagacaataagagagtataggccataaagttacatcctcatttcgagaaataagttcatgactccaacgcaactaccagaagggagaattaaaccctagaataatagaaatcagtatgaactggtgaacaagataaactaaatatgaataaggaattgagtgatttgatgatagtcagcatcatgagaattatAGATTTCATTCTGGCAATAACagaatggacaacagaaaaaGATCCATGATGAGTTCAaaaaatggtcattcagggagatgcttccctaaaagcaaacaatgtgagcaaagttaagcttaagagactatatgtgccagttacactaagtgtcaccatcgcgagcgagggattttgttatccttggtacaaaagaatttacgcaaggtgagtaagggttATTAATAATGTGAGAGGACgctaaagatgaagaggaaaaacatatATAGGCAGgttgtcatagctccaagtcttagtacacccctaaagggaggaatatggagtgatgtgacattaagtcagaattaagtggttctaataactatggaatggtaaaggaagaatgcgataaatgaaagaagAATGAGATTACTCTTATTCAGCTCCGACATATATGCTacaattccagaacattatgcaaacacgacgccaatgagaggaagtaagggtccctgcccgagatgttattgatagaaaaGGAATCGgtgcgagacataagttaagacaaaggaaataacccaagaatgaTTTCgcatgagaatgggccaacgaatagttagtagttgattcaggaagagcctagtcacgattagacaagaagttacagacaagtcagtagatcatgcaagatagatgtagtaaaccccaacatggaaaATTCAGCCCCACAATTacgacattgtaatacttgagatatattcatataggagttggagaagttaaaaaggtactatatgagtgttacggaaataaaagagagtgccactaggaagacgATCAAAATATCAGTCCAGAAGCAACCccacaagcacaagggcgtggagataagtaactacggataagtataggcaaggaaggacagtAGAAGGTCCATCAAGTATACGATATAATAAGCTCACATCTTTGCAAGATTAAGAGGATCCTCCGTAAGTACTACAGTGAAGGACTAGCTTAGGAAATGAGGAAGaaagcttcaacctaagcatagtaacCTTATGAAGAAAAGGTCATGTAAAAGTAGTCTCACAACAAAAATTGTATGCCCTCCAAAAGAAAGtgacacctaccgtggctaatgaacggggagAAAGATTGAAGGTAATATTTGAgactatatgagttgcacaaaaattttGGCATGCGTGGGAACTAGGATGAGTTAAGTATCACACAACAAGAGGCAGaaagaccagaaaaagtaattgcATATGTTTTAAGAGAGCTGAGatagaacgaaaggaattattcgaccaatgatccagagttagtacattatggacacactcaagattttggagcattatattTGTTGGCAATCATACAACCATaaaagactctggtataagttaaaaagaaGAATTGAGACCAGGGCATAAacaaatgattgaattgttagaagattgtatcatggatattccataacgctcatgaaaggctaaggtaataactgataccatgagccacaaatCAGAAGGTAGCTTAAGTCTACataaagactgatcggaaggaaGAGGAAGTTAAAGAATCACATTacccaagtaaatcaagagtctaattattggacctagaaaaattatagaagttgtgcttgagaacatgacagaatcactcttaatatcagatgttcaagagaaataacataacaaccataacatataatggctctacgagaaagccagttagaagaagtaccagcctcataagaagtcagtaaaAGCTCCCATCAAATAGTGTATGTAgtagaggtgcgagtattataatagagcttcaagttatggacgtgaattatatctatgtggagggaaggtcatgaaagatatagaagatacgatgcaaaattttaaggtaagtaagttaaaggtgaacaacgtatgagatactcaaaggtagaagattgtgaataatccatacttcggatagaagtctATAAGCGcagggattcaatatccaggaatgatagcagcgacgtcagtagcatatcttccaacctatggtctaggtatcgaaaggcctgattatgagagtaaaggatagttagagacgatgtgatgtcttgcttgatgttccagaacaacataaggaaatctatggtgcaagcaagttgaaggaaggccgCAAATagaataaatagatatgtataggtctcAAGCTAAAGTATAGTGGAGCGACAAAGTTTTGacgaaacatgagtaaggatgaggaaaggcaagtgaaagggTGACGAGAACGGATACGTCCTCGGGATTaaaacccatgaaaacaagaaagttaatggtttctctaagttatagaaagttcagtatagcctaaaTGAACTCAAACGAGTCTAAGACTGATAACAttcagaagagatggaatgctggcctgttaatagaatgagggtgtaattattatagaaaaaaaaataaaaaatgacgtttgggccttcgattgagtaatgatctgatGAATAACAGAAAGGAATCTCATGAATTGgataggattaaaatacccacgcaaggtaaatcacattgggatgccgtgagatacggttatgaaagcagggtatcaacctaggtggatcaatctaatcatttcagatgttccccgataaaacgtgaatcctaacaacaatattacataaaaggtttagttatcaggggtggattatggatcaaaattgaggtgaatcaacaatggatggataaaagttataaagtatgagaagagattaggccgtcattcttaagatgaacagtaatgtggaagcattagaggacatagatttatacatataagataaacaatgaaagtaacctgggatttggtagcagacctcagtaacgagaagTCGAgataagagttatggtatagtatgacctatgtagatgcagtaaagtcatacgaatggataaccacgTCTATAAAATAAGAGatagcaatattcgtgaattcaacataGTACCGTGCGAAGAACGTCAATATACTCAtatatgcccaaagggacatttTATCAATCTCTACATATGAAGactagagattgggcacacttacaaggtcaaaattgtacaggctgcatgatgaaaggtagcaaccgttacgagattagaaggattctgactacaagttgtggtgtgagaaggaggcctaaggggggaatgccctggactttggactcATTCACAGAATAGTCGCCTAGATGgaaagggaagttctaaagtattcggaagatataagttatgaaaatgataagtgcaccagtcaacattcgaggatgaatgttccaaaggggggaataatgttatgccccgcagtattacgtcgatgttatgctctacagtaatatattacgatgatgttaccctctgcagtaatacaTTACGGTAAttttacgctttgcagtattaagttacgacaatatTGCACCCaacaatattacattacggtgatctCGCATCCCGCGGTCctacattacgacgatgttgcaccatgtagtgttgtacgttgaatttgtcataaggaaattgacatcaatccaaagaaaagattatttggagattataaggattatgctatttcaaacaagtaataagtaaattcgtaaaggtgaaaggggaagcaagtcaaagaaaatgaattttcgtccaagtttggcatgttgggataaaatactgctcaagctaaaatactcggtatttatggactagtaccatacaaggtaccacatgaccataatagtaagatgtataaggaATATGAAAagagagtaatattttaagtaagtgggaataattcttaaATATgctggtaattgattaattatcggtgtgaacacctaatttttgactacACTCAAATTTTATACTAGTTTAGTGTAAATATTTCTTTTAGGTctaatcttaatatttaaaaactttTATCTTACTTTTAATATGTTTTACTTTAGAAAAAAAAGGGTGCCAAGAaaagttaaaataaaataaataataaactaacGGAAGAACAAGAATCAGTAAATTAAGAAAGATACAAAATAATATCCCTTTTACCCATGATCTCCTCAACCGCCCCACGATTTCTCCTCCTAACTCCCATTTTTCCACTTCTTCATATTAGTGACTTTCCCACTTCCTCATATTAGTGACTTCCCCACTTTCTCATGTTAGTGGTCATGTCCCAATCCCCACTTCCTCATGTTAGTGCTCACTCCCTCATGCCTCACATCATGCGCGCATACACACAATCACTGGCACACACACAGAGTCACATATATTTTTGTTAACCATTTGCACATCTGGATCGGGAACTCCTACATATGCAAAGATACAGATCAAAAAGCCATAGGCCGGATTACAAAGAGATACACGGATAGAGGACTGAAAATTCCCAAACGTTCTGCTTTCTTCTTATCCAATTTTTCATGAAGACATCATGAAACAAATGACCCCTACCCATTCTGAACATAGCTCTTATTCTGGACAGAAGAGGCCCCCCTTTCCTTTGATTCCCATATAAAAGAAACACACTCACACACGCATAGATACAGCAGGAAGTTTGCGGTGCCGTTGGAGGTTCTGTTTGTGTCGACCAATTTTTGGCTGCGATTCCGGCAGAAGTCTGCGGTTCCTGTTGCTCTGTTGCTTGTTCCACGTTTGCTGAAAGAAGCTGCCAAAGCTTAGTTGTAATCAAATTCATATATTGAAAGAAATTTGCTCATGAGGGCATGGATGGCAAAACTTGGTTAAGGACCGCTATTTTCCTATACTTAATTGCCATTTCAACTAGTAGAGGTAATCATGATTTTCATATTATTGTAATGATGAATGACTACTTTGACTAGATTTGTTTAGTTTCATAGGTGCTAAGTGTAGCATGTTTTTCGATTGGCTATTTTTTCAtgcttaattgtttttttttaaattaaaaaaagtgGTAGAGGTAAATCATTATTTGTGATAACTTTGAGTCAATACTACTGATTGAATTTTATTTTGGTCTGTGTTAAGTTTTAGTATTCTTTTTTCTTGGATAGTTCTGCAATCCACTTGAAGATGGCTAAACTTAACTTTTAACTGATAGAGGTAATTATGAGTTACTACCATCTATTTGATTGTAGGCATTGAGCGCATTAGGTTTTCTTGGATTTACTTTACAATCCAATTTTATGTAATCGTGCCTAGATTGCTTTAATTGAGTATAAATCTTGTAAAATAATTTGAGGCATgacatgccaaataaaacccctaAGCCCATGACCTTCACAAAACTAGTTAGCGTTTATAGAAAATTTGAGGCATGCCATTTTCATTAAATAGACCATGGCTCTCATGtaattaattttaactctttagaaatcgaggtgtgccattagttgaattttccatggccctcgcaaacttgaaagtgtgtAGTTTCTTTAGGCGCGCTATGTAAATTAacttccctaaactcgggtgtgcatttatgtgacccaaatccaaatctcaacaaataaaatgtgtcatggaccgcgggtgtatttatgtagcgtggcttacgatgtgttttaaatgactttgaatttttttgaaatattaaaagcggctaaaataATAGCACCCTTTTGCTTTTGCTTGTAAATTAGCGGCTCATAGTTCTTAGCTTATTATTTGCTATTAGTTGATTGTGCAGTAGTGAGAAATTTGGAGATCAATTGGTGTaccattatcttttttttttttttttgccacaATTCCCTATtattcttgtttgaagttcgtgtATCAAGTTTCAGTGACTCAACTCTGTTTTGCTTGGTAATGCTCGTTATTGGTTTCTTGGAACACATTTTGCATGGAAATTcggggggtgcatttcatgtggcccgatcataacaacttcaaacaataataaaataaagatgtcgcgaatcgcgggtgcatttcatgtagcgtgattCGCGGTGTGTgccaaaacggcaagtgtacgacaatcgtaacttgttcaaaaaataattccataaatcctaaaagcggtataaaataattaaaaagcggttataaaagctaaaaaatacataataagtttaaaacatgtaataagtcagataattaggctaattttaatagtttaagcaaccgtgctaaaaccacggaactcggaaatgtctaacaccttttcccgagttaacagaattccttacccggatttttgtgttcgcggactgtaatacagagtcaatcctttcctcgattcgggatttgaactggtgacttggaacaccataaaattatcccaagtggcgactctgaatctaataaaataatcccgtttcgattgtcacttaaattggaaaaaactcccatataccccttccgggggtgtaggaaaaaaggaggtgtgacagctctggcgactctactggggaaaatgaacccagaatctccggttcagggttcaagaatttgagcttagaataactgttatatttggctttatttattatctggttttattcacatgtttgggcctaatgtgctaaatgttgctttttaccgctttgatattgttgaactgtatataaaattGCTACGaatccctcctctctctgagtcttctaaatcatctgggaaatgtgcacttcgtgtgacttcttttctgttagagtcatatcccaattttataacgaggttcggacaagttgcaaagctggtgaagcttctgtattcccggtacgctgccctcctcggctcgagctgtccgctcgggtaagccaggtctagaacaataaacccaggttttcaaacctagtataacatagcctcatgccggatccctagtagaaacacttgtttgcatcatgtgcatttgacgttggggactcaacacaggggttgggtccatctaggacaggtgtacccaaaaaaacagaccatcttgatgcatcttatgtgttACATGTTGCCTTTTTAAGGGTAAaatggtcatttggcggaccaatgataattgagggtgaatgaaaaatgagaagaaaaaaaataaaaaaagagggtgaagtgtgtaATGAAGCAAGTGGGGCGTAGTTATAAttttctttcacactttttcaagAAAAAGACCAAAAAAAAGAATGATATATGAAAAATCCATAAAGATtttgcattttttcaaaaaaaaaaaaaaaacaaaaaaaaaggaaaaagaaaatcaaaaaagattttgcatttttcatccttttcaaggaaaagacaaaaaatatattttctctaaattagttgttttctTTATTCTCGCTcatatccaatctgcccgaactacgtaaacctgattctcgtctttcggggcgtgatacgtaggcaacccacatagggtccagtcttcctagtaaatcttaggttcttgactTTGctgggtcttagccaaattttgcacttctagccatcttttggccaaataagctaCTTTGCAAAATAGCCTAAATCATGTCTTGCGTGTTTCCAACAGGAAGGATTATTATCCCACATagcgttctaggtctttaacctatttggttttaattttctcatacatgtgtggatttacttaccggagtttgagcatgacagagccCAGGACatctagtcaggatcgctcattcaggagtggattaaaagaagattttcttttttttttatgtcgtcttttaccttttaattttgtATAGTAATGTagaagttttattattattattgtactttctattttgcaTTTCAAAAGATGTGTAataaatcaaaaattcaaaaaaaaaaaaaagattttgcgttttatatttccgttagtaattttctttaaaatactaattgtaaaaatgaaaaaaaaaaattgaggtggtttttcctttaggcaattaatatctagaactacaaataatttttttatatttcctttagtatattaagactaaaactccaaaaaaaagaagagaatgttcttttagtacctctttaaaaagttttctttaaggtattaatttcaaaaatacaaaaagaatttcttttgaggttcttctttggaaaattaatgaaaaattttaaaaaaatttattttcattagaactttaggatattgtacataaaagtaaaaaaagaatatactttatcttttgtttaaagtttcttcctttagacaatcaaattgaaatccaaaaatattttattttatcttttcattgcttgtttcgaaatcttgcaTCGGGAtgtcaaatgaaaatttaaaatatttttctgtggtttattctttagattttcttcctaaaaaaaagaatcaattttttttttcttctaaggtttttccttaataattttccatagagtgtttgtttcaaaaagaaaaaaaagaagcaaaaaatatatgctcgttaagcttgagtttggaataggttatagaacattaagtttagaaaattcataaaaaaaaagatttgcttcttttatttctctttttttcgtcagagtagtcattaagataaaaaagaaaaaaagggaggatgtcagtttgtttactttattcctatttttttcgaactacgcaaagatctgattcatgcggcgtcatgatacgtaggcaacctacatagggttcgatcgattatttttattattatggaaaaaaacaaaaggaaaaaaaagaaaaaaagagaaaaggaaaaaatggtGAAGTCATGGCatatgagaaatgagaggaaagaaaagagtgataattagaaaaaaaggggaaggaaaatgagcaagcaagtgctggaaaacaaaaaaaaacaaagattgaaatgaacaaattgggatgatgccaactgacctttgtaccctcaaAGTCATTTTAGAGCCGATAAcagtggctaggtgcattgcacataaaatgagattatcttatgttaaatgccctaacgctaacatgatagcttcattttgttatattcatagcagaagggtagttggtttgtgggttttaaagtggtaactcttctctacaacacaaagtcaaaaagCAATGGCAGATAACAACataactgagttggttgataccggtgtccgaaagcagttggttgaacaggacaatgggttggttgaagaggtaaagatgttaagacaacacatggcggacatgtatcaggcttggatgactggggaGGCACCaaccccgccaccacctagcttcttagatgctacccttacccaaactccggacacaatgccagatgatcctccatactctccagatccacccgcttatcaaagctttcccaaccaccctagtagctccatcattCGTCCTCCAACTACCTTTTCCCAAAAGTGCCCTCCTGTCACATCCACTATTCcgacaatgaacacccactcaaagctcatgatgcccaatattacccctcagaggttgcccacaaggttcccaactcatacaagcagggcccgcgagatgagcctcatgttgaaaatgaaaagttcacaggaatagaagggcgagatgggatatcCATGAGGCTGAAAgtcatagaacagtccttaaagaataAGCAAGGAATGGGAAACCACGGTAGCATGgattacaaagaactgtctgtgtcacCTAATGTTCGCCTGCCGGCGGGATTTAAattgccaaaatttaacttgtatgatgggtgtggagatccggtagcacACCTGAGGGtttattgtagtgaaatgagaagtgttggagaGAAATATGACTTGTTGATGGCCTATTTTAGTAAGAGCTTGATTGGGGCAGCTTTGAACtggcatactcgtcaagatgttggtaagtggcctacattgggtgacatggctcaagattttttTCGATACATTCAATACATATCAGGCGttatcccagaccgctcctccctatctagaatagaaaagaagccggaggaaaactttagagagtttggggtcagatggagggagcaggctgctGGAGTCAATACctcgattggtgaagaagaaatggttgagcttttcctgcAAGCCCAGGGgaccacctacttcagtcatttgatcccggccttgggaaagcctttcaatgatgtgttaaaaatggtggAGCTAGTAGacgagggaatcaagtcaggcaaaatcatgagttgttcgaaagacattcagaacatcccagtaagcttgggtggaagaaagagaaacagaaaagatgatccgatgggctttcccgatcaatacTTCTAGCCTCGAAATCATCCCCGTGTATATCTttgtgcaccagatgatcctccccaatgccacttctctccacataactcccaaagtcgtacatcactttccagtacccagctccacaaaatgcctatctacccctACGAGCTTACCGAAAACCCCCTAGATCAGGTTTTCGGCCTAATCAAGCATTTAAAAATGAGAGGTTACGGAAGAAGAAAatcttcactccattgggagagtcatataccagtctgttccagaggctaaggaaattggacatgttgaagccgacctAGATAGAAATGCCAaatcctcttccaaagaagtttgatttttctcaaaggtgcgcatattgctcagatgccccggggcatgacatagagaagtgttggaatctaaaGATTgtgattcagaagcttattgatgcaggcgacattgtcgtgcaaagtcCAGATGCaatagacactagccaaagtccatcacctgtgcataatgagacacatatggtgggtatgatttgttttgaaaaggaatatgagaattcttctgaggtcctcggaggtccacgtgctGCGAAACTTTCaacgctatcagaggttgatcctaagaacgagccggcaaaaggaacccaaaagcaatttgttaagaacaatgtgatgaagacttgtgaagttcctagtattgttgatgcagaattcagtggctaagataccgTGCTTGGTAATTAGAAAGACGCTCTATTTCTTGGACAGCCGGAGGGGAGCTTTGGTGGCTTAGTtttttgtcatttctgttgtctgggttatttcagggttgtaatccggatattgtcttgtaattcaaacccttctatccttttattttgtctagttcctttagtcgtagtatctcatttagtgttatctaggtttgttttaGGGTTGTACCCCAATtcattttgcttgttttgttgttcaaacccttccACCATTTGTCTAATGCAATTCTCTATTTTCTGCTATTTCTAGTCATTCTTTTAGTCCCCTTCTTCTTTTACAGTTTTTTTCATGatggttctagtgacatgacatgcacaacataattctcagcctgatctttaaaagtcagtttagtcaGGAAGATATGAGACAATTTTGAAGATAATGGAGACATTTGAGAGAAATACATAAAGCCATtatgagatcacttcaagcccgaattgtgtgaaactggggcagaaagagcataaagaaaccctattaaaatgcatcatgccgcatcaTGTTGAAGC comes from the Nicotiana sylvestris chromosome 4, ASM39365v2, whole genome shotgun sequence genome and includes:
- the LOC138890193 gene encoding uncharacterized protein; this translates as MADNNITELVDTGVRKQLVEQDNGLVEEGPRDEPHVENEKFTGIEGRDGISMRLKVIEQSLKNKQGMGNHGSMDYKELSVSPNVRLPAGFKLPKFNLYDGCGDPVAHLRVYCSEMRSVGEKYDLLMAYFSKSLIGAALNWHTRQDVGKWPTLGDMAQDFFRYIQYISGVIPDRSSLSRIEKKPEENFREFGVRWREQAAGVNTSIGEEEMVELFLQAQGTTYFSHLIPALGKPFNDVLKMVELVDEGIKSGKIMSCSKDIQNIPVSLGGRKRNRKDDPMGFPDQYF